The segment CAGTCGCCTGATCGGCATCGCGGTCGGCAATCGCTTCACCGGCAGCGCACGCGGCCTCGGCACGGTGCCAGTGCGCGACGGCGAGCCCGACTGGAACCGCCTCGACGCGCTCCGGCAGGAATGGCTGCCCGATACGCTGGTGGTCGGACTGCCGCTGACCCTCGACGGCGAGGAGCAGCCCGCCAGCCGCGGCGCCCGCCGCTTCGCCGAGAAGCTGGGCCAGCGCTATGGCCTGCCAATCGAACTCACCGACGAACGCCACAGCTCGCGCGAAGCCGCGCAGCGCTTCGCCAGCGCACGCGCGGCGGGGCTCAAGAAGCGCCGTGACGCCGCCACCATCGATGCCGAGGCCGCTGCCGTGATCCTCGAACGGTGGTTGGCCGGTGCCGTGACTACCGGACACTGACACCTTCCACGACAATCGCCCGCCATGAGCCAACGCCTGCGCCACCTCACCACGCTCGAACACCTGCCCCGCGAGACCATCGAGCGCCTGCTCGACCGCGCGGAAACCATGCGCGACGGTTGCGCCCACGGCACCCGCAAGCTGGACCTGCTGAGTGGCCGCACCATCCTCAACCTGTTCTTCGAACCGTCCACGCGCACACGCACGTCGTTCGAACTGGCCGCGCGCCGCCTCGGTGCGGACGTCATCAACTTCGACATAGGCTTCTCTTCCACCAGCAAGGGCGAGGCGCTGTTCGACACGCTGCACACGCTGGAAGCCATGCACCTGGACGCCATCGTGGTGCGCCACAAGGTGTCGGGCACGCCCGAGGAACTGGTGCGCCATGCCATGAGCGGCGTGTCGGTGATCAATGCCGGCGATGGCAATCGTGCACATCCCACGCAGGGGCTGCTCGACATGCTCACCATCCGCCAGCATCGGCCGGACTTCAGCCGGCTGACCGTGGTCATCTGCGGCGACGTGAAGCATTCGCGTGTGGCGCGCTCGGACGTCCACGCGCTGACCGCACTCGGCGCCAAGGAAATCCGCCTGTGCTCGCCGCAGGCGCTGATGCCCTCGGCGGACGAATTCCCGCAGTGCGTGATCACCGACGATTTCGACGCGGCGATCGAAGGGGCCGATGCGGTGATCATGCTGCGCCTCCAGAAGGAGCGCATGGCCGTTACCGACCTGCCGGATGAGGCTGCTTATTTCACCCGCTACGGCCTGGACAACCGACGCCTCGAACGCGCCTCCAAGGGTGCGCTGGTCATGCACCCCGGCCCCATCAACCGCGGCATCGAGATCGCCTCGGAAGTAGCGGACGGCCCGCAATCGCGCATCCTGGAGCAGGTGGGCAACGGCGTCTTCGTACGCATGGCCGTGCTGGCCGAAGTACTGGGGCGCTGAGTTCACGGGTCGGCGTTGGCGGCGAGTTGCCGAACCGACCGCAAGCAGCACAGGGAGACGGCCGCACGACAAGGCCGTGCCGTCCCCACCGAGGGCTGGCGACAGCAGCAGTTTCGACGGCCTGCCGCCCGGCCCGGTCCCGCGCCTCGTTTCGCCGGGGACCATACCGTTCCAGGCCCCGCGGTATGTCACGAAAGCAGGCATAATGCGCGGCGCAACACCATCTCATTCAAGGGAATAGACATGCGATCGACGACGCGCATTGCTGCGCTGGGCTTCGCCGGCGTGCTGCTGGCTGCGTGCCATCACAAGGACAAGGACGCCCCCCTCGCCTTCGTGCCGGCCGACACGCCGTACGTGGTGGCGAATCTGGATGTGCTGGACGACGACACCCGCAAGGCGCTGCTCGCCCAGGCCGATGCCCAGTTGCCGGCCGAGATGGCTCAGTTGCGGTCCACCGCCGACGACCTGGCCGAGAAGGATCCGGATGCGTCGCGCCTGCTCAAGGCCATCATCGCCGAGCTGGACGGCAAGACCATCGAGGCTTTCGCGCAGAACGCAGGCCTCAACATGAAAGGCCGCTCGGCCTTCTACGGCCTCGGCCTGTCGCCGGTGGTGCGTTTCGAGCTGATCGACGCCAAGGCATTCGAAGCCTTCGTGGGCCGTCTCGAAGCCGCCTACGGCAAGCCGTTCGAGACGGCCACGCTCGGTGGCGTCAACTATCGCCGTCATGTCTCCGCCGAAGCCGGCATGCAGGTGGTGATGGCCGTGGTCGGCAAGCAGGCGGTCGCCGCGCTGCTTCCTTCCGACGCGCCCGAAACCACGCTGCGCCTCGCCTTCGGCCTGGATCGTCCCGCCAAGAACCTGCAGGACGACGGCCGCCTGGAGAAGCTGGCCAAGGCCAAGGATTACCAGCCGTGGGCCATCGGCCAGGTCGACCTGGTGCGCCTGCTGCCGCTCGCGGCCAGCGGCAAGGACCCGATGTTCAACGCGCTGATCAAGGCGCGCGCCGAAGCCGAGTCGGCCAAGACCGGCGAGCCGGTGGCCAACCAGCTGAAGGTGTCGCCCGCGTGCGAGGCCGATGCCGCGCGCATCGCCGCGCGCGTACCGTCGTTGAGCTTCGGTTACACCAAGCTCGACGAGAAGCACCAGGACATCCGCTGGGACGTTGCGCTGGCCGACGACATCACCAAGGCCTTCAGTGGCCTGAAGGTCGAACTGCCGGGCCTTGGCGCAGCGGGCACCGCACCGTTCGACATCAGCCTCGCCGTGCCGATGGTGCAGATGCGCGCGTTCTGGAGCGCACAGGCCGACGCCGTCGCCGCCAAGCCATTCGCCTGCCCGTCGCTGGCCGAACTCAACGAGAGCTTCGCCAAGATCGGCCTGATGTCGCAGCAGGCGGCCGTGCCGCCGGTCGGCGACCTGCTCGGCGCCCGCGTGGCGCTGGACAGTTTCGAGCCGGGCAGCAACGACAGCATGCCGAAGTTCAGCGGCCGCATCCTGATAGGCACCTCCAACCCGGCTGGCCTGCTCGCGATGGCGCAGATGGCGATGTCGGGCCTGCAGCAGCTCAAGCTCACCGCCGACGGCAAGCCGGTGGCGCTGCCGCCGGAAGTCATTGCGCCGCTGGGCACGCCGGTGTGGGCAGCCATGGGTCCGAAAGCGTTGGCACTGGCCGTCGGCCCGGGCGAGGACAGCAAGCTCGGCGAGCTGCTCAGCGCGCCCAGCGGAGACGCAGGCCGACTCGGTCGCCTGCACCTCAGCGGCGAGATGTACCAGGCATGGGTGAAGGCCATGGCGCAGAAGGCCGAGCACATCGCGGAGCTCACCGCACAGGCCGATTCCGACGATCCGGAAGCCCAGGCCACGGCC is part of the Dyella jiangningensis genome and harbors:
- a CDS encoding aspartate carbamoyltransferase catalytic subunit is translated as MSQRLRHLTTLEHLPRETIERLLDRAETMRDGCAHGTRKLDLLSGRTILNLFFEPSTRTRTSFELAARRLGADVINFDIGFSSTSKGEALFDTLHTLEAMHLDAIVVRHKVSGTPEELVRHAMSGVSVINAGDGNRAHPTQGLLDMLTIRQHRPDFSRLTVVICGDVKHSRVARSDVHALTALGAKEIRLCSPQALMPSADEFPQCVITDDFDAAIEGADAVIMLRLQKERMAVTDLPDEAAYFTRYGLDNRRLERASKGALVMHPGPINRGIEIASEVADGPQSRILEQVGNGVFVRMAVLAEVLGR
- the ruvX gene encoding Holliday junction resolvase RuvX, which encodes MKQALSCVFGFDYGSRLIGIAVGNRFTGSARGLGTVPVRDGEPDWNRLDALRQEWLPDTLVVGLPLTLDGEEQPASRGARRFAEKLGQRYGLPIELTDERHSSREAAQRFASARAAGLKKRRDAATIDAEAAAVILERWLAGAVTTGH